The sequence ATCGGGATTGCCAATTCCGCCAATGAACTGATCCCGGGCCACATGCACTTGGACTCCATTGTCAAAGCCGTCAAGGCCGGTATCTCCATGGCCGGCGGCACCCCCATGGAATTTTCCACCATCGGCGTATGCGACGGTATTGCCATGAATCATATCGGCATGCACTATTCATTGGCATCAAGGGAACTTATCGCCGACAGCATTGAAGTGACGGCCACGGCCCACCCCTTTGACGGTATTGTCATGGTGCCCAATTGCGATAAAATTGTTCCCGGTATGCTCATGGCCGCAGCACGGCTTAACATCCCTTCCATTTTTATCAGCGGCGGCCCCATGCTTGCCGGACGCCACCCCCATGACCGGTCAAAAAAAATTGATCTGGTCACCATATTCGAAGCCGTGGGTGCAGTACAAAGCGGCAAAATGACCGAAGAAGAACTGTTGGAAATGGAAGATGCCGGCTGTCCCACCTGCGGGTCCTGTGCCGGCATGTTCACAGCCAATTCCATGAACTGCCTCACCGAAGCCATCGGCATGGGACTACCCGGCAACGGCACCATTCCGGCGCCCATGTCCAGTCGGCTGCGCCTGGCAAAAGCAGCGGGTATGCAGATTATGAATTTGGTGGTACACGACATTACCCCGGACAAAATCATGACCCGACAGGCCTTTATGAATGCCTTGGCCGTGGATATGGCATTAGGCTGTTCCACCAATACGGTTCTTCATCTTAAAGCCGTGGCTGCCGAGGCAGGCGTGGATATCCCCCTGGAATTGATTAATGAAGTCAGCAAAAAAACCCCTCATTTATGCTCCTTAAGCCCCGGCGGAAAAGATCATATCGAAGACCTTGACGCCGCCGGCGGAATCCAGGCCGTGATGAAGGAATTAAGTGACAACAATATGATCGACACAGGGCTTGTGACAGTCACAGGCAAAACCATTGAAGAAAACCTTGAAAAAGTACAGGTCAAATACCCGGATGTCATCCGGCCGGTTAACGATCCCTATCATAAGGAAGGCGGGCTTGCCGTATTGTTCGGCAACCTTGCACCCGAAGGCTGTGTGGTTAAGCAGTCTGCGGTTCTGCCGGAAATGATGACCCACCAGGGGCCCGCAAGGGTATTTGATTGCGAAGAAGATGCAAGCTCCGCAATCATGGAGCGACAGATCACTCCGGGCGATGTTATCGTAATCCGGTACGAGGGACCTGCCGGGGGGCCGGGCATGCGCGAGATGCTCACCCCCACATCAGCCATTGCAGGCATGGGGCTTGATGACCGGTGTGCCCTGATTACAGACGGCCGATTTTCCGGTGGCACCAAAGGCGCCAGCATCGGTCATGTATCTCCGGAAGCTGCCCAGGGAGGCCTGATTGCCCTTATTCATGAAGGTGATCAAATCCGCATTGATATTCCAAACAAAACCATTGAACTGCTGGTGCCCGAAGATGAACTGGCCCAACGAAAAGCAGACTGGAAAAAACCCGAGCCCAAAATCAAAAAAGGCTATATGGCCCGTTATGCCAAGATGGTTACATCTGCCGGCAATGGTGCCATATTTAAATAGAGCCTGAAGGCAAACCCGTGTTTGGATGCAAAGTTGCCCAGATGCAAGGCGCAGATGAGACATTTCGTCCAAACACTAAATAAAGGAGCGGATAATGAAACTCACAGGGGCCCAAATCCTCATTAAGATGATAAAGGCACAGGGTGTTAATACTATTTTCGGATATCCCGGCGGTGCCACCATTGATATCCATGACGAAATCCTTAAACACGATGACCTGCGCCATGTTCTGGTACGCCACGAACAGGGGGCCGTTCACATGGCCGATGCCTATGCAAGGGCGCGTCAAACCACGGGCGTCGCACTTGTAACCTCGGGGCCCGGTGCGACCAATGCCGTAACAGGACTTGCATCCGCCCACTGCGATTCCATTCCCATCGTGGTCTTTACAGGCCAGGTGCCCACAGGCCTTATCGGCAACGATGCCTTCCAGGAAGTAGACATTGTCGGCATCACCCGCCCCTGCACCAAACACAACTACCTGGTAAAGGACCCAAACAAGCTTGCGGAAATCATCCAGGAAGCCTTTTTCATTGCCGGTTCCGGCCGCCCCGGTCCGGTGCTGGTGGACCTGCCCAAGGATATTATCCAGGCTATGATTGATTTTCAAATGCCGGGGCCCGTGAAAATGCACACCTACAAGCCCAATTACAAGCCGAATAAAAAACAGATGGCAAAGGCCGTAAAAATGATCAAAGAGGCCCGCCGTCCTGTAATGTTTGGCGGCGGCGGCGTTATTTTATCCGGGGCAAGCAAGGAATTTACCCGGATTGCCAAACTTACCAATATGCCCGTAACGGCATCCCTGATGGGGCTTGGGGCCTTTCCCGGATCTGATCCGAATTGGCTGGGTATGCTGGGCATGCACGGCACCTACCGGGCCAACATGAGCATTGGCCACAGCGACCTGATTTTTGCAGCCGGCGTTCGGTTTGATGACCGTGTAACCGGCAACCTTGAAAAATTCGCACCCGAGGCCAAAGTTATTCAGATCGACATTGACCCCACATCCATCCACAAAAACGTTGAGGTTGATTGCCCCATTGTAGGGGATTGTAAAATGGCTCTGGCGGATATTGCCAAGCTTATGGAAAAAGAAGCGCCCGAAGATCTTATGAACGACCGGGACGCATGGCTTAACCGCATCAACGAGTGGAAACGACTGACCCCCTTAAAATACGAAAAGTCTTTTGACACGATCAAGCCGCAATATGTAGTAAAAAAACTGCATGAAATCACCAAAGGCAAAGCCATTGTTACCACGGAAGTGGGACAAAACCAGATGTGGACCGCCCAGTATTATCATTTTGAAGCCCCCAACCATTTTATAACATCCGGCGGTCTTGGTGTTATGGGCTTTGGCCTTCCCGCAGCCATAGGCGCCAAAGCAGCGGCACCGGACAAAACAGTTGTCTGTGTGGCCGGCGACGGCTCGATCCAGATGAATTCCCAGGAACTTATGACAGCTGTGGCTGAAAAACTGGATGTAAAAATCGTTATTTTAAACAACCGTTATTTAGGCATGGTGCGCCAGTGGCAGGAACTTTTCTACGATAAAGTATATGCCGACACCAATATGGAGGCCCAGCCCGATTTCGTGAAGCTTGCCGACGCATACGGGGCAAAAGGTTTCAGGTGCGATGATCCGGGCAAGGTGACCCAGACCCTTGAAACGGGTTTGAATACGCCGGGTACGGTGATCATGGAATTTATTGTTGAACGTGAAGAATCGGTCTATCCCATGGTTCCGGCAGGCGGAGCCATCACTGACATGCTTCTGGTTTAAAAAGGATAATTGATATGGAAACCAACAGATACATTTTATCAATTCTTGTGGACAATGAACCGGGGGTATTGTCCCGGATTTCAGGGCTGTTTTCCGGCCGCGGGTTTAACATTGATTCCTTAAGCGTGGCAAAAACAGCCGATCCCCACGTCTCCGTAGTCACCATGGTCACGTTCTGCGACGCGCATATCATCGAACAGATTAAAAAGCAGTTGCATAAGCTGATCAATGTCATAACGGTGAATGATCTAACGCAAAAAGAATATGTGGAACGTGAGCTTGCCCTGGTCAAGGTTCATGCCAAAACCGACAAACGGGCTGAAATTATGCGTATCGTTGATATTTTCAGATCCAGGATCGTTGATGTCGGCTGCTCACACTTTATTGTGGAAGTGTCGGGCGATTCGGGCAAAATCAATGCGTTTGTTGAATTGATGAGGCCCATGGGCATTATTGAGATTGCCTCCACCGGCACCATTGCCCTGGGCAGGGAGACCGGAAAATGAATGTAGCAAAAACAAAAAAGAAAGCGTTACTTTACGACACCACCTTACGTGATGGGATGCAGGGAGAAAATATTTTCTTTTCCCCCGAGGATAAACTCAAAATCGCCACGCGGCTGGATGATGCCGGCATACACTACATTGAAGGGGGCTGGCCCGGCTCCAATCCAGGGGCCCAGGCTTTTTTTGATCTGGTCAGGGATAAACAGTTCAAACAGGCCAAAATCTGCGCATTCGGATCCACAAGAAGACAAAATTCAACGTGTGAGGAAGACGGCAACATCAAGGCCCTGATTGATTCAGGTGCGCCTGTGGTTACAATTTTCGGAAAGTCCTGGGATCTGCATGTAATTGACATTATGAGTAATACCCGGGAAGAAAATCTTGCCATGATTACACAAAGCATATCCTATCTAAAGGAACGGGGCCGTGAAGTGCTCTATGATGCTGAACATTTTTACGACGGATATAAAGCCAATGCCGATTTTGCCTTGGAAACACTGGAAGCGGCTTTGAAAGGAGGCACCCGCTGCCTTGTGCTTTGTGATACCAACGGCGGCTCCCTGCCCTGTGACATTGACACCATCACCCGGGAAACCATTGCGCATTTTAAGCATTATGATGATGTCATTTTCGGTGTGCATACCCATAATGACTGCGCCATGGCTGTTGCCAACACCATCAACGCGGTACATGCCGGTGCAACTATGGTGCAGGGCACAATTAACGGATATGGCGAACGCTGCGGCAATGCAGATCTCACAGCGATTATCCCCATCCTGGCCCTTAAAATGCACAGGGCGTGTATCAGTGAAGAAAACCTGGCCAAGCTGCAGAATCTGTCCAGATTTGTATCTGAGACAGCCAATATGCAGCCCATCGCCTCCAGACCCTTTGTGGGCCAATCCGCGTTTACGCATAAAGGCGGGGTTCATGTATCGGCCATCATGAAAAACCCCAAAGCCTATGAACACATGATTCCGGAACTTGTGGGCAACCGCCGCAGG comes from uncultured Desulfobacter sp. and encodes:
- the ilvN gene encoding acetolactate synthase small subunit; protein product: METNRYILSILVDNEPGVLSRISGLFSGRGFNIDSLSVAKTADPHVSVVTMVTFCDAHIIEQIKKQLHKLINVITVNDLTQKEYVERELALVKVHAKTDKRAEIMRIVDIFRSRIVDVGCSHFIVEVSGDSGKINAFVELMRPMGIIEIASTGTIALGRETGK
- the ilvD gene encoding dihydroxy-acid dehydratase, coding for MRRSRIATQGVARAPHRGLLKALGYTDMELNRPLIGIANSANELIPGHMHLDSIVKAVKAGISMAGGTPMEFSTIGVCDGIAMNHIGMHYSLASRELIADSIEVTATAHPFDGIVMVPNCDKIVPGMLMAAARLNIPSIFISGGPMLAGRHPHDRSKKIDLVTIFEAVGAVQSGKMTEEELLEMEDAGCPTCGSCAGMFTANSMNCLTEAIGMGLPGNGTIPAPMSSRLRLAKAAGMQIMNLVVHDITPDKIMTRQAFMNALAVDMALGCSTNTVLHLKAVAAEAGVDIPLELINEVSKKTPHLCSLSPGGKDHIEDLDAAGGIQAVMKELSDNNMIDTGLVTVTGKTIEENLEKVQVKYPDVIRPVNDPYHKEGGLAVLFGNLAPEGCVVKQSAVLPEMMTHQGPARVFDCEEDASSAIMERQITPGDVIVIRYEGPAGGPGMREMLTPTSAIAGMGLDDRCALITDGRFSGGTKGASIGHVSPEAAQGGLIALIHEGDQIRIDIPNKTIELLVPEDELAQRKADWKKPEPKIKKGYMARYAKMVTSAGNGAIFK
- the ilvB gene encoding biosynthetic-type acetolactate synthase large subunit; this encodes MKLTGAQILIKMIKAQGVNTIFGYPGGATIDIHDEILKHDDLRHVLVRHEQGAVHMADAYARARQTTGVALVTSGPGATNAVTGLASAHCDSIPIVVFTGQVPTGLIGNDAFQEVDIVGITRPCTKHNYLVKDPNKLAEIIQEAFFIAGSGRPGPVLVDLPKDIIQAMIDFQMPGPVKMHTYKPNYKPNKKQMAKAVKMIKEARRPVMFGGGGVILSGASKEFTRIAKLTNMPVTASLMGLGAFPGSDPNWLGMLGMHGTYRANMSIGHSDLIFAAGVRFDDRVTGNLEKFAPEAKVIQIDIDPTSIHKNVEVDCPIVGDCKMALADIAKLMEKEAPEDLMNDRDAWLNRINEWKRLTPLKYEKSFDTIKPQYVVKKLHEITKGKAIVTTEVGQNQMWTAQYYHFEAPNHFITSGGLGVMGFGLPAAIGAKAAAPDKTVVCVAGDGSIQMNSQELMTAVAEKLDVKIVILNNRYLGMVRQWQELFYDKVYADTNMEAQPDFVKLADAYGAKGFRCDDPGKVTQTLETGLNTPGTVIMEFIVEREESVYPMVPAGGAITDMLLV
- the cimA gene encoding citramalate synthase gives rise to the protein MNVAKTKKKALLYDTTLRDGMQGENIFFSPEDKLKIATRLDDAGIHYIEGGWPGSNPGAQAFFDLVRDKQFKQAKICAFGSTRRQNSTCEEDGNIKALIDSGAPVVTIFGKSWDLHVIDIMSNTREENLAMITQSISYLKERGREVLYDAEHFYDGYKANADFALETLEAALKGGTRCLVLCDTNGGSLPCDIDTITRETIAHFKHYDDVIFGVHTHNDCAMAVANTINAVHAGATMVQGTINGYGERCGNADLTAIIPILALKMHRACISEENLAKLQNLSRFVSETANMQPIASRPFVGQSAFTHKGGVHVSAIMKNPKAYEHMIPELVGNRRRVLVSEQSGKSNIAYKAKELGVDLGNDESKKSLIVNNIKEMENDGYEFDTAEGTLKLLMEKFTEQYQSHFDLESFRVVVEKDKERPCYSHAMIKIRVGDETEITSAEGEGPVSALDNALRKALATMYPSVKDLHLVDFKVRVIDGSDGTDSKVRVLIESRDTDNIFSTIGVSEDIIEASWQALADSFQYKLALDHKGEKNDAGSNNSDKKDKKN